Proteins from one Acidimicrobiia bacterium genomic window:
- a CDS encoding TIGR03084 family protein, with translation MDVSRIRTDLIAEQQALDEIVSGLDSEQWSSATPSPRWSVADQIGHLAYFDHSAVVAITDPQRFSSLLGELFSVAGGGDEAIDELTLGGYRQMPSSDLLEAWRANRESLAAASAGLTNDQRVNWYGPSMSSRSFLTARLMETWAHGQDIVDTVGVGRPATDRLQHIAQLGFITRAWSYTNRGLQVPSEPVRVELLSPSGEPWFYGPEGAAESVEGSAEDFCLVVTQRRHVDDTTLTVTELGRDWLEKAQAFAGPSTDGPKARFP, from the coding sequence ATGGACGTCAGCCGGATCCGTACTGACCTGATTGCCGAACAGCAGGCATTGGACGAGATCGTGTCGGGCCTGGACTCTGAACAATGGTCGAGTGCCACCCCGAGTCCTCGTTGGTCTGTTGCCGACCAGATCGGTCATCTGGCGTACTTTGATCATTCGGCTGTCGTGGCGATTACCGATCCCCAACGCTTCTCGAGCCTCCTGGGAGAGCTGTTCTCGGTCGCCGGTGGAGGGGACGAAGCGATTGATGAGCTGACGTTGGGCGGCTACAGGCAGATGCCATCGAGCGACCTGCTGGAGGCGTGGCGCGCCAACCGCGAGTCGCTGGCGGCCGCCTCAGCCGGACTCACCAATGATCAGCGGGTGAACTGGTATGGGCCGTCGATGAGTTCAAGGTCGTTCCTGACGGCTCGCCTCATGGAGACCTGGGCCCATGGCCAGGATATCGTTGACACGGTTGGCGTCGGCCGTCCGGCGACTGATCGGTTGCAGCACATCGCCCAGCTCGGATTCATCACCCGGGCGTGGTCATACACCAATCGGGGGCTTCAGGTGCCGTCCGAGCCGGTTCGGGTGGAGTTGTTGTCGCCGTCCGGCGAACCGTGGTTCTACGGACCAGAGGGGGCAGCCGAATCGGTCGAAGGGTCTGCCGAAGACTTCTGTCTTGTGGTCACGCAACGCAGACATGTCGATGACACCACACTGACGGTGACGGAACTGGGTCGCGATTGGCTCGAAAAAGCCCAGGCGTTCGCCGGTCCATCAACCGATGGTCCGAAGGCCCGCTTTCCGTAG